The segment TTTAATAAAGTCTTCTGAGATTTTCACTACATGAGCTAAGCCAAGCGGCGCCTCTTGAGGGATATAGGTTATTTTAACCCCCCACTGTTTTCCCGTTCCAATTGCAACTTCAACCGCTTTGTTTTCCGCATTGGTCACGATTCCAATTTCCTTTACACCCGCTTCGACCATTGAATCAATGGCATAATGCAACATTGGTTTATTGGCAATTGGAATTAAGTGTTTGTTTTGCGTATGTGTTATTGGGCGAAGGCGTGTGCCTCTACCTCCGGAAGTAATTAGGGCTTTCATAGTATTATTGATTAGTGAAAAAAGCCATTGAAAATAGACTTGCCGATGTGAAATAAAAAAAGCCCCTTTCAGGGCCTTCTTTATTAAAAATAAATCTTTATTGATTTCCAGAAGCCACCTCTTCGCGTTTTTCACGCGCACGAAGCATCATCGCAATTTTGCTCTGTTCTTTATTGACTTTGTAATCAAGATAGTCGGCTAAGGCCTCGATTTCTTGCACTTTACCGGCAAGCTGTGGCATATATTTTCGGTAAGGAGAATCTTCTTGATACTCATGCAAAGTGGTAAGCAACATTTTGATGGAGCTATGTTCGCGGCCCTTTAAGAATTTTGTCATTGAACGGTAACCTTCGGAGGTATGACAACTTTGGCATTGGCCTCGGTACATTGCCTCCCCATCGCTCAAAATTTGTGAGACGGAGTCTCTCTTATCAACAACCGTTCGAATCCATTTTGTTTTTGGCAAATAGCCTTCTCGATTAATCGTTGAAACCTCACTTTTGCGAATTCCATTTGAATACATGTGACCGGCAATACTATAAGGTTTTCTAAGCATTTCACGAGAATATTCAGCACTTGCGGTTGCAATCAGTGCCAAAACTAAAACAGCAATACCGTGACCATAAGAAAAGCTATGCGGCGAAAATCGCGAGAAAAAATAAACGATTCCGGTAATTGTGGCGGTGGTCATAATCATTACCAGAGAGATTCGTGTTACTTGTGTAAATGCGCCTGAACCGGCAGTTGAAATTCCCAATTCCAAAAGACCGCGTTGCACTTCTGGAACACTCCAGAGATACCAAATCAATGCAAAAGGCATGAGAACAAATGTTGGAATAAGCCATTTCGAACTCCATACAATCAGTTCAGATTTCACTTTCTTTTCATCATGCCCATCTAAACGGCTATGTGAATAGAGTGCCCAGACGCCGGCGAGCGAGACACACACCAATATTCTCATCAAGAGACTTGGGAAATAGGTCGGGTTAAAGAATGCATGCCAAAAGCGGCTTGCTTCATATCCTGTTCCGGCTGCAAGCATCCACGCGTCGCCGGGAGTCAGCATAAAGGATAAAATCCCATTAATAATCACTAGTGTGAGAAATGACGCGCCAGCATAAACCCATCCTACTTTGAGGTGGAGTTCGTTATCGATTTTCCCCCAGCTATAGTAATAAACGGCGGCGGCAGTGAGTTCAACAATAAAGAAAACCCACTCAATCGCCCATCCAAATACAAAGTTATGAATAAGGGTGGAGGTTGACTCCGGGTTGGCAAGTCCAATTGCAAACCAAATTCCCACTCCAGACACAGCGCCAAAGACGCCGGTCAGAATAAGGAAAAAGCGGGCATGTTGGCGCAATTTCGGCAGCCAATCCGCACGACCTTCCTTTAGCGCTTTGCGCTCAACTAAAACCAAGTAAAGGCCGCCGCCGACGGCAAATTGAGAAATAAGTGTGTGATAGATCGCGATAATTCCAATAACCCATCCGCTACCGATAATTGGAACATCCCAAAATGGGTAATTCATAGTACTTCCTTTTGTTTATAAATTCTTGAGATAAAATTAGCCGTTTCTTCGTCTTATCGAATGATTCGGGCAGAATCGGGTGTCTATGAAACAACCCAAAGCCCCTTTTTTCGCTTCTTCAATCGAATTGCTTTGATTGAAGCTTTTCGAATGGTTTTGATTTTTACCAGATGTAAATTCTAAAAGCGAATAATCAGTCGTTCAATTTCTAAGTAAATGTTCTTAAATGTTGTATGGCTTAGTTCTGATAAAGCCTCAATTTTTGACTATCAAATTCAAAGAACTTGTTTGGTTTCAATACGCTATAAAACAAGGTATCCCCAAATGGTGGTCATCAGCAGAACTGAAAGTGCAAATATTCCAAAGTAGGTTGCATTACGTGCTTGAACACTTTTTTCGTGCTTTCCATCGTAGAGAGGAATGAGCACCCAAAGCACCAACCCAAGAGTAAAGATGACGATTCCAAGGCCTTCTCCGAGTGCGCCCGGAAACCAATTTCCAAAAATTTTCAACGTTTGAAATGAGCTCATGAAGTACCATTCAGGATGAATTCCCATCGGTGCGGGTTTTAGCGCATCGGCGGGTTCACCCAAATCCCAAGGGAAAACGGAGGCAAGCAATGCTAAAACATTCAGTGCAATGAGCCACATTGCAAGGTCTTTCATTAAAAAATTCGGGAAAAATGGAATTGAGCGCCTCATATAATCAGGTTTTTCCATTTCTGAGGGAATTGTGGCATTGCCGTGTTTTTGCACAAGGTAGAGGTGGAAAACTAAAATTGGTAAAAAGATCATTGGCATAAGCACAACGTGCAGAGCAAAGAAGCGTTGAACGGTTTGCTCACTCACTTCTAAGCCGCCTCGAAATAAATTCGCCATTGGCTCTCCAAATAAAGGAAGGGCGTTCGGGATTTCCATTCCGACTTTCGTCGCAAAGTAGGCGAGATCATCCATCGGCAAAAGATAACCGCTGAAGCCAAAGAGCAGCGTGATAATCAAAAGTGCCATCCCTGTCCACCAGCCGAATTCTCGGGGGTAACGATATGCTTTCATAAAATAAACGGAGAACATATGAATGAAAACCGCCGCCACCATCAGATTTGCCGACCACGAATGGGCCGAACGAATCAGCCACCCAAATTCGATTTCATAAGTAATTTGACGAACTGATTCGTACGCTTCCGGGCCCGGTCGATAATACACCAATAACAATACCCCGGTAAGGCTTTGAACGATAAAGAAGAAGAGTGATATTCCACCCCAATAATACCAGAAAGAGTGTTTATGCTCGGGCACAGTTTTTTTGCTTGCAAATGCGAGAATATCGGCAAGACCCAAACGCTCATCCACCCACCCATAAACTGAAGAAAATAAGGTTTTCATAAAACGACTTGTTTTGCGTTATGGCAATTGAATTATACTTTTTTTACAGTGATAACCCCGTTTTCATTTGAAACGGCGAGAGACTTTAAGGGTTTAGGCGGTGGCCCACCAGTATTTTTGCCCGTCTTGGCATCATAGGTGCCGTTGTGGCAGGCACAAAAAAGCTGTTCTTTATCAGATTGATATTGAACAGTACATCCCAAATGGGTACAAACCGCTTCGGTGGCAGACCAAGTTCCGTCGGTGTGGTGTATAATCATAGCGGGTTTAGTTCCGAATTTGAACATTAAAGCAGAACCTTGTTCAATTTTTGCTGCTTCTCCCAAAGTGACTTCTGTGACGGCAGTTTCGTGTTTAGCCTTTTCAATCGGTGTGGCCAAATATCGGTAAACTGGGTATCCCAAAGCACCGGCATAACAGATTCCCATACCGGTAAAAACAAGCTTTGCAAAAGCCCTTCGAGATATTAATTCACTTTCATCAAGCGAAATCATCTCAGGTGAAACTTCGGTCGCTTTTGCCTTAAGACTATTTTGTTGATTTGTTTCGCTCATTTTAAACTCCTTCTGTTACTGTTGCGGAAACTTCATTTTGAACACCCATTCCTGTTGAATTTTTTTTGCTTTTTGCTTGGAGCATCACGGTTGCGAGCCAACCGACAACACCCAGACCTGCTACAAAAAGAACGAGGAAAATGGCAACGACAGACCAGTTGGTAACGACCACGCGATCCCAAACATCAAATCCCTTTTGGAGCAGCGTGACATCGCGAACGCCATCGCGGTAAGACACCAAACCAACTGTAGAGAGCAGCGTCACCAACGGAACCGCCCAAGCAACAAGAATATTGGAAGCCGGCTTCACTGAACTTAGCAGCGCAATCGCAAGGAGAGCTACAGTAAGTACTAACCAAAGCCCAGCATAAACTTGATATAATAGACTTGCTCCAAGACCAACACGAACCGCTTCAGATTGAACGACATACGCCCAAATCCCGCAAGCCAAATGCACAGCTACCGCAACAGCGCCAACACTACCCCCGATTTTCTCAAGAAATAGCCTTAGTTCAGAAGAAAGTGATTTATTGGTTCCTGAAATCCAAATCATCCAAAGCCCACCAAAAGCGATTCCGCCGCTCATCATTAATAACCATCTCGGGGTCAGCGACGGGTCTCCTTCAGGAAGAGCTGTTCCAAACGCAGAATTCGAATACATCGCTTGCCACACTTCCGGACGAAGCATGAGCGTCATGTTTGTTGAGTAAATTCTGCCAATAATTAAAACAATTGAAAACGCCACAAGGGTCATAACCCACGCCGGCTGATGTGACTCAGTTTTTTCGGCAATCTTATAAAAGAGCCAATAAGCAAGGGTTAGTAAAGCAATGACTGAAATCCAATAGGCTCCGATAAGCACACTGCTGGTATAAATCGCTTGTCCATAGAGAACCTGCGTAAAAAGCAGCGGAGGCACGCCTAAGTTTATTACATAGGTAGTAACCACCGGAAGCCTTTTGGCAATGGCTGCTGCCCCCTGCAATTGCAATAAATTTCTTGTGCCGGCTCGATTTCCCAAAAAGGAAAGAGCGGCAACTAGGGCTAAGCCACCAACCAGCATTTGCATTGCAACAAAATGCAGGCTGAGTGTTACAATATGTAGAAGTTTGAATAACCAAATCGGGGCGGGAAGCGGAATCGGATCGACGGTTGGAAACATACAACAAACAGCCGGGTTTAATTACAACAAATATCCCTGCTGAAGCAAGCCTTAACGGCAAGAAAGTGAAAAAACAAATGTATTTTACAAGAAATGTTGCTTTAAATTCAATATAAAGCAATGAGTCACTGCGAAACTACAAGTTCATCACTTTTCGCGTTTTTAGCCCATCTTCTTTAAGCAGAGTTCGCTTTTCTTATCCAATTTTCAATCTCAAAAATTGATTTTGTTGAAGAAGGAAAAGCCACTAATGCCTTAAGTGAAGTTCTTTAATAGAGATTTCTCTGAGATTTCTCTTCTTTAAATATTATTCCTATAAGACACTTAAATTTAGGTAGCTTCATTAATCTGTAAAAAAAATATGGCAGCATCTTGCATAGTATTTTTCAGAATTAACTCTTCTTTTTATCGTATTTTACAGTCAAAATCGGCCATAACGGTTTTAAACATATTGGATTTTATGGGAAACAGGAAATTATTTTGCCCACTTCTGAATTCTCATACTCTTCCGTTTATTTGACCGACCTATTCATTGAATGAATCGTTTCCTTATTTTTTGTTTTGTTTTCCTTCAATTTGGAACATTTGTTGAGGTATTGCATGCTCAAAATCCGGATAAAGCAGAAATTACGCCCATTATAAAAGATTTCGGTAAGGGTATCACCTACATCAACTCAGATAGTACGCTTAGCACCTCCTTCCGATTTAGAACTCAATTGCGAGGTAATTTTCTCTATGATGATGACGAATTACAAATCGATGGGCTATTTCGGAGATTTCGATTCCGGCTCGACGGTTTTTTGTTATCACCACAATTCACCTATGCCTTTCAATTTCATCTTGCAGACGCTGATTTTGGATCACAATTCACGACAACGCACGGATCAAATCGTACCGTCATTCGAGATGCAAATTTTTCATATCTCTTTGAGAACGGGATTCAACTGACTTTTGGACAAGGGAAGCTTCCAGCTCACAGGCAAAGAATCATTTCGTCTGGGAGACTTCAATTTACTGACCGTTCGATTGCACATTCCATCTTTGATATTGATCGGGATTTCGGGATTTGGTTTCGCCATCAAACATTGCTTTCCGAATCCTTTTACATAAGAGAAATCTTCTGTTTTAGCGGCGGGGAAGGACGAAATCAACCCATCGATTCAAGGGGATTCAGCTATACGGCAAGACTTGAATTTCTTCCACTAGGGCTGTTTGCAAGTGGTGGAGACTATTTTGAAGGTGATTTACTTCGCGAAAATGCTCCTAAAATTTCAATTGCTTTTGTTTACTCCTTTAATCATCAAGCCGTTCGAAGCGGTGGACAGGTTGGTTTTTTAATCAATTCCCCAAGCGACATTCATACCTTGATTTCCGATTTCCTCTTTAAATGGCAAGGGTTTTCTTTTGATGGGGCATTGTTTTTGAGGCAACGAAGCCCTTCGGCTTTGTTTACACCTTCCGCGTTTGTTTTTGCAGGATACGGCGCACACCTCCAATCAGGCTATTTCTTTCTTGACTTTTGGGAGGGTTCTGTTCGTTATTCATTTGTTACACCCAATCAAGACACTCGCCTTTATTCTCCAATTCAATCAGAATATTCTATCTGCCTTTCACGGTATATTGCCGGGCATTCTATTAAGGTGCAATCAGAATTTACTTTGATTAGGCGACGAAGTGAAACCCAGAATCAAGTTCAAAATCTTTCAACTTTCCGAATTCAAATGGAAGTTGGAATTTGATTTGAACGATTTATTAAAAAAATAAGGCTCTCGAGGAGCCTTATTTTTTTATCGAACACTTTGCTTATTCACGTTCCTCAAGCGGGACATATTGTTCGTGTGTTGGCCCGGTATATTCGGCTGTTGGTCTAATCAAGCGATTGTTTTCATATTGTTCAAGAATATGAGCAATCCAGCCTGAGGTGCGGCTAATAGCGAAAATTGGTGTAAACAGATCAAGCGAAATTCCCATTAAGAAATAGGTTGAAGCAGAGAAGAAATCAACATTTGGATAAAGTTTTTTATCAGCCAAAACCAATTGCTCAATTCGACGGGATATTTCGTAATACTTTTTGATTCCGGTTCTTTCTCCCATTCTTTCGGACATCTTACGGAGGTGGGTTGCTCGAGGGTCTTCTGTTTTGTAAACCCGATGTCCGAATCCCATAATTTTTTTCTTTTCTGCAAACGCCTTTTGGATATAACCATCAACACGGCTTGGATCGCCAATTTCCAAAAGCATCTTCATGACCTGTTCATTTGCGCCACCGTGGAGTGGTCCTTTTAAGGCACCGATTGCACCGGTAACGGCGGAATACATATCTGAGAGGGTGGCGGCAATGACACGAGCAGTAAAGGTAGATGCATTCAATTCATGATCAGCGTGTAGGATAAGGCAAATATCAAGGTTACGAACCACTTCGTCTTCGGGTACTTTTCCGGTAAGGGTATAGAGAAAATTGGCGGCAAAAGAAAGATCCGGATCGGGTTGGATTAAATCGCGTTCGTTTCTGATGCGGTCATCAAAGGCGACGATGGTCGCAATTTGTGAAAGCAATTTGCATGACCGCTGAATTTTATCATTGCCCATTGGGGTATCATCATTATCATAGAGCGCGAGTTCCGAAACCGCTGTGCGAAGTGCTTCCATTGGTGGGGCATATGTTGGAATCGTATAAAGATGCGCGACAACTTCACGGGGTAGGCGTCTGTTCTGAGCAAGTTTTCGGCGAAATTCATCCAACTGCGTACGATTGGGGAATTTTCCGAACCACAATAAATAAACCACTTCTTCAAAAGAAGCACCGCCCTTAACAATGTCATTGATATCATATCCACGGTAAACAAGCCGTCCTTCTATTCCATCAATCAGGCAAATATCCGAGGTCGCTGCGACGATATCTTCAAGACCTGCTTTTTGGGGCACTACTTTGCCGCCGCTGTTTGTTACATCCGACATAATTTTTACTTCGATTTTTTGTTAATGCAATTTCATTTTTAATGTTCAATAACAAAGGTTCTTGTTCAACTTGAACTATCGATGATGAGCTAATCTGTGCTTTGGGTCATCGAATATAACTTTTTTCCATCGGCTGCAAAGGGTTAATTTATCGCAAATTCGTTAAACATCTTATCAATGGCCGGTCTTTATCTACATATTCCTTTTTGCAGAAGACGCTGCCACTATTGTGACTTCTACTTTACCACCAATCAAACATTGGTTGATGACTTTATCTCTGCATTAACACTCGAAATAGACTCAAAAAAACATCTTCTCCAAGGATTGCCTATACAAACGATTTACTTTGGCGGTGGAACTCCCTCGCTTCTTAGCCCAACTCAATTGTCTAAAATTTTGCAAGCGTTGAATCAAGCATTTGAAACAAGTAAAGTTGCGGAAATTACGCTTGAAATGAATCCGGAAGATTATACCAAAACATATGTTAGATCATTAAAAGGGCTCGGTATCAATCGGATTAGTTTAGGTATTCAATCGTTTGAAGAACCTAAATTAAAACTCCTTTCACGCGAACACTCCGCTAAGCAAGCATTCCTTTCGCTTGAGGGAACTCTTGAAGAAATTCCCAATGTGAGTATTGACCTCATTTTTGGGACTGAGAATGAAACTTTAGACCATTGGAATCATGAATTACAAACTATACTCTCCTATCACCCAAAACACATTTCTGCGTATTCGCTTACGGTTGAACCAAAAACACTTCTTGCCAAATTGATTTCGCGGCGCTTACGCAAAGCACCAAAAGAGGAGGTCCAACGGGAAATGTTTTTACAAACGATTTCCACGCTCAGTACCGAGGGTTACCATCATTATGAGGTTTCGAATTATGGGCTTGCGGGGTTTTATTCAAAGCATAACCGCGCATATTGGGAGCGCATTCCTTATTTAGGTTTTGGCCCATCGGCACATAGTTATTTCACAATGGATACCTCGAATGGACGCGCTGAGATCCGAGCATCGAATCAGGCTTCTCTTTTGAGTTACCTTAAATCGCCGTCCGATTCAATCGATTTATCTGAAACCCTACTGCCGGTAGATATTTTTAATGAAAAAATATTGCTGGGGCTTCGGCAATCAAAGGGGATTGAAAAAGCGATTTTTAATTCACCAATTTTAATGGGGCTTGGGGAACAGATTCAACTTGAAATTCTTCAAACCCTCTCGAGATTTATTTCAGCGGGTTTCATGAAAGAGAATGAGACACATTTTGTTCTTTCTTCAGAAGGGCTTGCACTTGCCGATTCCATTGCCGAGGAATTTTTTTTGGAACTCCCAATTCCTGAAAATTCAGAAATCAATACCTCCCTTTCAACTTGACTTGATTCTACGTGAATGATATGAAACATGACCTTAAAGAAACAGCCCAACCTCTAACGCTGCGCCTTTTCATTGAATCGCTTTTAACACGGCGAAAACTCATTTTCAAGTACTTGATTTATGGGAGTCTTGTAACGCTAACAATTCTCCTTTTTATGCCAAAAACTTACACGTCACGTGCGGTTTTGATGCCGCCGGAAGACCCAAAAAGTCAATCGGTGTTGCTTCAAGCCATTACAGGTGCAACAGGGTTTAACCTTGGCGGGGCTGTACCCAATCTTGCAGAGGAGCTTGTGGAAGTTCTTAAAAGCAGAACGATCGCGGAATCTGTTTTGGGCCGGGTTTCTCTGAACGGGCAATCGCTTGAAGTGCTGTTGGAGGGAAGGAATCGAGAAGAGACCTTAAGAGCGCTTTCTCAACGGGTAAAATTCTTTTCAAACAAACAACGGTTTATCACGATTGACGGCTCTTGGGAGACGCCTTATTTTTCATTTTCAGAGGCAGACGAAGATTCGGCAAAAATGATGTCGGCAAGGCTTGCCACGGCATTTCTTCGCGCACTTGACGAGACCAATCGAAAACTTGTCAATCAGCGCTCGCTTTATAATGCGGCCTATTTTTCCGATCAATTGCAAATGGCAAAAGCCGAGCTTGATACGGCTTATAAACGATTGGAGGAATTTCAACGCAGAAATAAAGCTGTAGCCATTTCGGATCAAATGCGGGTTCAAATGCAGGCTGCCAGCGAAATCAAGGCAAAGGTAATTTCTACCCAAATTGAACTTGATTTGCTCCTTCGAGACCGTTTAGAGACCGACCCATTGGTTACTGAAGTAAAAAATCGACTTCGCGAACTTGAATCTCAATACAACCGTGTTTCTTTGGGAAAAGGCGATAACTATGCGATAGGTTTTGAGAATTTACCCGCACTCAACCGCGAGTATGCCACCTATTTTCGTGAAGTAAAAATTCAAGAAGAGGTTTATGCATTGTTAAAACAACTTTATTATCGAGAGCGACTTCAAGGTTTCCGAGATACCCCAACGATTGTGGTTCTTGATCCTCCTCAAATTCCGGATTTACGAACCTCTCCAAAGCGTATAACAACCCTATTCCTTGGTTTTATTTTTTGGGGCGCCTTGGCCGTTTTTCACATATTAATTTCTGAATTACTAAAGTCATTTTTCAAAGATCCGCGTCATGCTTCTCTTCGCGAACTGCTTTTAAGTTCTTATCTCGAGATTGCTTTTTGGGACAAAAGGAAAAAGGAAACGAAACAACCCTAATTTTCGGTTCTTCCCATAGTTATAAGATTCCTTCAACATAGTTTTCGGCTATTTCCAATTGGAAAATTCTATGCTTTCCCTGCTTGTAGGTTTCGCTTCTAGGTGTATTTAGCAGTGCAATTTTTTTACTTCATTTTACTTCAATTATTAAACACATATAATCGATGCTTACTATTGGTGATAAATTCCCCGAGTTTCAACTCGAAGCGGTTGTTTCTACCGAAAAAGGAAAAGAATTCAAACAAGTTTCTTCGCAAGAGCACAAGAAAGATGGAAAATGGATGGTCATTTTCTTTTGGCCAAAAGATTTCACTTTTGTTTGCCCAACCGAAATCGCCGGTTTCAATTCCAAGTTTGGCGAATTCCGCGATAACGATGCCGTGCTTTATGGCGCAAGCACTGATACCGCCTTTGTTCACCTCGCTTGGCGCCGAGACCACAAAGATCTTCATGACTTAAAATTCCCAATGCTTGCTGATCATGCAAAGAAGCTTTCTTCTGCTTTGGGCATTTTAACCGGCGACGATCAAGTGGCGCTCCGTGCAACTTTCATCGTTGACCCGCAAGGCGTTATTCGCTGGGTGAGCGTGAACGATCTCTCCGTTGGCCGTAATGTTGAAGAGACCGTTCGCGTGCTTCAAGCGCTTCAAACCGAAGAGCTTTGCCCTTGCAACTGGAAAGACGGTGAAAAGACCTTGAAAGTTGAAGGCGGAACACTTGTTGAAGCCTAACCTTTCAATATTTTAATTTTCAAGGGCGGCACAACCGCCCTTTTTTTATGAATTTTTTTGCACAATAAAATTATGGAAGACACACGGAAAGATTTTTTAACCGATCTCGGTTTGCCAATTGAAGGAAAATTTGTCGGGCTTGACGCTTTTGTTAAAGGAGATTACAAATACATCCGCGATTTACGCGTCAATTTGAAATCAATGCTTGAACTGCCAAATTTAGGCGGGAAGAAAAATGCGGCGCTTATTGCATTGAGTGTTGCAGTCAATGAACGCTCCGATGCGCTGACAGGCGTATTCACTGCACTTTCCAAGACGGAAGGGGCAACAGAGGCTGAAATTGCTGAAGTGCACGCAATTGCTTCGTTGCTGGCGACAAACAATGTTTTCTACCGCTTTCGCCATTTCTCGGAGAATAAAAAATATGAAACTTTGCCGGCGGGAATTAAGATGACCATTATGGCGCGGCCAACATTGCCGAAGATGATTTTCGAATTAATTTCGCTTGCCGTAAGCGCGGTTAATGGATGTGAAGTCTGTGTGAATTCGCATGAGCGCTCGGTGCGTGAGGCAGGGGGCACCGAAGAGATGATTTTCGATGCCATCAAGCTTGCGGCGGTGGTTCGCGGCGCAGTGATTTCGTTTCATCAAGCCACCCGAGAAACGGCTTAATTTATTTTTCCTTTTTGACGCAAAAGCCAAACCAGCGGGTTTGGCTTTTGCTATAAGAATTCAACTTAGACTGTTCTATATTGTACCCGTTTTGCATTAACTAGAAGCATTTATATGATCGAATTTTGGATGTGGGCTGGGTTTTTCCTTTTGATAACCGTTATGTTGGCCTTAGATCTTGGGGTTCTCAATAAAGAGGCACACCGAGTTTCCACAAAAGAAGCCCTCAGTTGGACAGTCGTTTGGGTTTCGCTGGCTCTGGGTTTCGGCGGTGTAGTTTGGTATTTATATGATTTTAACAAAGCAACGGAGTACATCACGGCTTACCTTATCGAGGAGTCGCTTTCGATTGATAACCTGTTTGTGTTTGTCCTTGTTTTCCGTCATTTCAAGGTTGAAGATAAATACCAGCATCGTGTGCTTTTTTGGGGCGTATTAGGAGCTGTTATAATGCGGGCGATTTTCATTTTTGCGGGCGTGGCTCTCATTCAGCAATTTCATTGGGTGACTTACATTTTTGGAGGTTTCTTGGTTTATACTGGCATTAAACTCTTTTTCCAAAAAGACGAATCTGAAGAAACAGAGGAAATGAGCGAAGGCGTGGCGGTTCAAATCGTTAAGCGATATTTTTCCATAAGCAAAAATTTTGATGGGCAAAAATTTTTTACGATTGAAAACGGTAAAAAGGTTGCCACACCGCTTTTTTTAGTGCTTGTCGTGGTTGAAATCACCGATCTTATTTTTGCGGTTGATTCAATCCCTGCTGTGCTTGCTGTAAG is part of the Chloroherpetonaceae bacterium genome and harbors:
- a CDS encoding porin, with the protein product MNRFLIFCFVFLQFGTFVEVLHAQNPDKAEITPIIKDFGKGITYINSDSTLSTSFRFRTQLRGNFLYDDDELQIDGLFRRFRFRLDGFLLSPQFTYAFQFHLADADFGSQFTTTHGSNRTVIRDANFSYLFENGIQLTFGQGKLPAHRQRIISSGRLQFTDRSIAHSIFDIDRDFGIWFRHQTLLSESFYIREIFCFSGGEGRNQPIDSRGFSYTARLEFLPLGLFASGGDYFEGDLLRENAPKISIAFVYSFNHQAVRSGGQVGFLINSPSDIHTLISDFLFKWQGFSFDGALFLRQRSPSALFTPSAFVFAGYGAHLQSGYFFLDFWEGSVRYSFVTPNQDTRLYSPIQSEYSICLSRYIAGHSIKVQSEFTLIRRRSETQNQVQNLSTFRIQMEVGI
- a CDS encoding Wzz/FepE/Etk N-terminal domain-containing protein; amino-acid sequence: MKHDLKETAQPLTLRLFIESLLTRRKLIFKYLIYGSLVTLTILLFMPKTYTSRAVLMPPEDPKSQSVLLQAITGATGFNLGGAVPNLAEELVEVLKSRTIAESVLGRVSLNGQSLEVLLEGRNREETLRALSQRVKFFSNKQRFITIDGSWETPYFSFSEADEDSAKMMSARLATAFLRALDETNRKLVNQRSLYNAAYFSDQLQMAKAELDTAYKRLEEFQRRNKAVAISDQMRVQMQAASEIKAKVISTQIELDLLLRDRLETDPLVTEVKNRLRELESQYNRVSLGKGDNYAIGFENLPALNREYATYFREVKIQEEVYALLKQLYYRERLQGFRDTPTIVVLDPPQIPDLRTSPKRITTLFLGFIFWGALAVFHILISELLKSFFKDPRHASLRELLLSSYLEIAFWDKRKKETKQP
- a CDS encoding cytochrome ubiquinol oxidase subunit I gives rise to the protein MNYPFWDVPIIGSGWVIGIIAIYHTLISQFAVGGGLYLVLVERKALKEGRADWLPKLRQHARFFLILTGVFGAVSGVGIWFAIGLANPESTSTLIHNFVFGWAIEWVFFIVELTAAAVYYYSWGKIDNELHLKVGWVYAGASFLTLVIINGILSFMLTPGDAWMLAAGTGYEASRFWHAFFNPTYFPSLLMRILVCVSLAGVWALYSHSRLDGHDEKKVKSELIVWSSKWLIPTFVLMPFALIWYLWSVPEVQRGLLELGISTAGSGAFTQVTRISLVMIMTTATITGIVYFFSRFSPHSFSYGHGIAVLVLALIATASAEYSREMLRKPYSIAGHMYSNGIRKSEVSTINREGYLPKTKWIRTVVDKRDSVSQILSDGEAMYRGQCQSCHTSEGYRSMTKFLKGREHSSIKMLLTTLHEYQEDSPYRKYMPQLAGKVQEIEALADYLDYKVNKEQSKIAMMLRAREKREEVASGNQ
- a CDS encoding Rieske (2Fe-2S) protein is translated as MSETNQQNSLKAKATEVSPEMISLDESELISRRAFAKLVFTGMGICYAGALGYPVYRYLATPIEKAKHETAVTEVTLGEAAKIEQGSALMFKFGTKPAMIIHHTDGTWSATEAVCTHLGCTVQYQSDKEQLFCACHNGTYDAKTGKNTGGPPPKPLKSLAVSNENGVITVKKV
- a CDS encoding peroxiredoxin, which encodes MLTIGDKFPEFQLEAVVSTEKGKEFKQVSSQEHKKDGKWMVIFFWPKDFTFVCPTEIAGFNSKFGEFRDNDAVLYGASTDTAFVHLAWRRDHKDLHDLKFPMLADHAKKLSSALGILTGDDQVALRATFIVDPQGVIRWVSVNDLSVGRNVEETVRVLQALQTEELCPCNWKDGEKTLKVEGGTLVEA
- the hemW gene encoding radical SAM family heme chaperone HemW, which encodes MAGLYLHIPFCRRRCHYCDFYFTTNQTLVDDFISALTLEIDSKKHLLQGLPIQTIYFGGGTPSLLSPTQLSKILQALNQAFETSKVAEITLEMNPEDYTKTYVRSLKGLGINRISLGIQSFEEPKLKLLSREHSAKQAFLSLEGTLEEIPNVSIDLIFGTENETLDHWNHELQTILSYHPKHISAYSLTVEPKTLLAKLISRRLRKAPKEEVQREMFLQTISTLSTEGYHHYEVSNYGLAGFYSKHNRAYWERIPYLGFGPSAHSYFTMDTSNGRAEIRASNQASLLSYLKSPSDSIDLSETLLPVDIFNEKILLGLRQSKGIEKAIFNSPILMGLGEQIQLEILQTLSRFISAGFMKENETHFVLSSEGLALADSIAEEFFLELPIPENSEINTSLST
- a CDS encoding citrate synthase, giving the protein MSDVTNSGGKVVPQKAGLEDIVAATSDICLIDGIEGRLVYRGYDINDIVKGGASFEEVVYLLWFGKFPNRTQLDEFRRKLAQNRRLPREVVAHLYTIPTYAPPMEALRTAVSELALYDNDDTPMGNDKIQRSCKLLSQIATIVAFDDRIRNERDLIQPDPDLSFAANFLYTLTGKVPEDEVVRNLDICLILHADHELNASTFTARVIAATLSDMYSAVTGAIGALKGPLHGGANEQVMKMLLEIGDPSRVDGYIQKAFAEKKKIMGFGHRVYKTEDPRATHLRKMSERMGERTGIKKYYEISRRIEQLVLADKKLYPNVDFFSASTYFLMGISLDLFTPIFAISRTSGWIAHILEQYENNRLIRPTAEYTGPTHEQYVPLEERE
- a CDS encoding cytochrome b N-terminal domain-containing protein, producing the protein MKTLFSSVYGWVDERLGLADILAFASKKTVPEHKHSFWYYWGGISLFFFIVQSLTGVLLLVYYRPGPEAYESVRQITYEIEFGWLIRSAHSWSANLMVAAVFIHMFSVYFMKAYRYPREFGWWTGMALLIITLLFGFSGYLLPMDDLAYFATKVGMEIPNALPLFGEPMANLFRGGLEVSEQTVQRFFALHVVLMPMIFLPILVFHLYLVQKHGNATIPSEMEKPDYMRRSIPFFPNFLMKDLAMWLIALNVLALLASVFPWDLGEPADALKPAPMGIHPEWYFMSSFQTLKIFGNWFPGALGEGLGIVIFTLGLVLWVLIPLYDGKHEKSVQARNATYFGIFALSVLLMTTIWGYLVL